A part of Astyanax mexicanus isolate ESR-SI-001 chromosome 2, AstMex3_surface, whole genome shotgun sequence genomic DNA contains:
- the LOC111196493 gene encoding uncharacterized protein LOC111196493, with amino-acid sequence MILKVQYKNHRKYIKIGEASFEVFITEVKEKFSIPLDTLLKVTDETGTEVDQDVFADLTTSKDICFIIENECDSSYSNLSSPSLTDTISMSSSSKESDSDGFNPFKRIRREEALQDSAAKDLIKEILLSKPGGTAVLKEYEDTGTICDSSRRQMVNILAAHMTETEGRIPQRITKEKYALGIISLFPSLKDPLSPKGYEHFYDSQSGSGFLAWRLKTIQRKTKLAVNSDAPKTGTTGGPTLGRTISHLDNQPPEESCKEAVALMNHTSDKGTILLKMRETFEYRQRLVHNPETASTVLSVFPRLLDTKGLILQDFSLLFGPETAARLLEKWPSSYKAKVIKEAEALTSTPFLQRLLKSARDQQGQLSSDDPAEWDSDMASLLLLLHILPPQSPGRKKAQKISVRQATDHLVMFHKSCRSLDEHMEMDGPRQPYLLASGTTKQAISNFYIVMDKKLIPCQGKTSLAAFDELFKVHFVFGVNYDESLSSMYTFLQTTVYSIDVGITKESPKVKELRAKFLNNV; translated from the exons ATGATTTTAAAAGTACAGTACAAAAACCACAGAAAGTACATCAAGATTGGAGAGGCTTCTTTTGAAGTTTTCATCACAGAAG TTAAAGAGAAATTTTCCATACCCCTCGATACACTGCTAAAAGTGACCGATGAGACTGGGACAGAGGTGGATCAAGATGTGTTTGCTGATCTCACAACCTCAAAAGACATCTGCTTTATCATTGAGAATGAGTGTGATT CCTCCTACTCAAACCTGTCCTCACCAAGCTTGACTGACACAATATCAATGTCATCGTCAAGCAAAGAAAGTGACAGTGATGGCTTCAACCCATTTAAACGAATTAGAAGAGAAGAGGCATTGCAGGATTCAGCAGCCAAAGAT CTGATAAAAGAGATTCTTCTCTCAAAACCGGGAGGGACAGCGGTACTTAAAGAATATGAGGATACAGGAACAATTTGTGACAGCTCAAGGAGGCAGATGGTTAATATCCTTGCTGCTCATATGACCGAAACTGAGGG GCGAATCCCACAACGAATTACAAAGGAGAAGTATGCTCTTGGAATAATCTCATTGTTTCCTTCCCTTAAAGATCCACTTTCTCCCAAAGGATAT GAGCATTTTTATGATAGTCAGAGTGGGTCTGGCTTTCTGGCATGGCGTCTAAAAACTATTCAGCGGAAGACAAAGCTTGCTGTGAATTCTGATGCCCCAAAAACGGGAACTACTGGAGGTCCAACACTTGGGAGAACCATCAGCCACCTTGACAACCAACCACCTGAAGAGTCCTGCAAAGAGGCCGTAGCACTAATGAACCATACCAGTGACAAAGGGACCATACTGCTGAAAATGCGCGAAACGTTTGAATACAGGCAGCGGCTTGTCCATAATCCTGAGACGGCATCTACAGTCCTCTCTGTATTCCCCCGACTGTTGGACACAAAAGGATTG ATACTTCAAGATTTTAGCCTTCTTTTTGGCCCTGAAACAGCAGCGAGATTACTGGAGAAGTGGCCCAGTTCTTACAAAGCCAAGGTGATAAAAGAAGCAGAGGCACTCACATCCACACCCTTCCTACAACGACTGCTGAAATCAGCCAGGGACCAGCAAGGACAGCTGTCATCAGATGACCCTGCAG AGTGGGACAGCGATATGGCATCACTCCTCCTTTTGTTGCACATCCTGCCACCCCAGTCTCCTGGCAGGAAGAAAGCTCAGAAGATCAGTGTGCGCCAAGCTACGGACCATCTTGTGATGTTTCACAAA TCTTGCAGGAGCCTGGACGAGCACATGGAAATGGATGGGCCACGGCAGCCATACCTCCTTGCTTCTGGAACCACTAAACAAGCAATCAGCAACTTCTACATCGTCATGGACAAGAAGCTCATTCCTTGCCAGGGAAAGACCTCATTGGCAGCATTTGATGAGCTCTTCAAGGTTCACTTTGTTTTCGGTGTAAACTATGATGAATCCCTGAGCAGCATGTACACGTTTCTCCAGACAACAGTGTACAGTATTGATGTAGGCATCACAAAAGAGAGTCCAAAAGTCAAAGAACTCCGAGCAAAGTTTCTGAATAATGTTTAG